In the Silvanigrella aquatica genome, TGCGCATGCGGCCGGAAATTTTAGCTGAAATCGTCTGTCCGGTATGCAAACTCACGGCATACTTTCCTCCTGCAAAAACATTAGTCACAATGCCTTCTACGCTTAACAAATCAGAGCGGCTCATATTGAACCTCCTATTTAATTTTTTTTGTTGCTACATTGAACAGTATTTCATATATAGAATATTAAAATCAAGGAGTTTTAATAAAAATAATATTTTTGCTATTCATCAAATTCAACAATGGTAACACCATCTCCACCTTCGCCATGCCGACCGCCGCGAAATCTTAATTTATACGAGGAATCTTCAAGATGTCTCCTTACAGATTCTTTTATTTTACCCATGCCGTGACCATGAATGATAACCACTCTGTCAACATCCATTCGATGCATTTTGTCTAATTCGATATCAAGTTTATCTAAAGACTCATCTACAGTGCAACCTAATAATTGTATGGTATTTCCACCATGTTGTAACGTTGGTGGAATTTCACTGTCTTGAAGATTATGATATTTTTTGAAATTTTTTGTTAAAGGTTTTACATTTAAAGATGATTTTTGAGGTGAGGAACTATTTTGTTTTGGCA is a window encoding:
- the infA gene encoding translation initiation factor IF-1 is translated as MSRSDLLSVEGIVTNVFAGGKYAVSLHTGQTISAKISGRMRKYQISVIIGDRVTVGLSPYDVSHGLIISREKLNSKGK